Proteins encoded within one genomic window of Pectobacterium araliae:
- a CDS encoding MDR family oxidoreductase gives MQALVLEQSDGLTHAQIREIDAEQLPAGDVTVDISWSGINYKDALAITGKGKIIRHFPMVPGIDFVGTVRHSDSDRFSVGQPVILTGWGVGENHWGGLAQQARVKSEWLVPLPASLDARKAMILGTAGFTAMLCVMALEDGGITPESGDIIVTGASGGVGSTAVALLAELGYLVTAVSGRADNTDYLKKLGAKQVLDRSEFSGSPRPLEKQRWAGAVDTVGDNVLATLLAQMDYNATVAACGLAGGVALPTTVMPFILRNVRLQGVDSVMAPLARRQQAWERLAAILPESFYQQVTQEIGLEDVPAVAAALLENKVTGRTLVKIS, from the coding sequence ATGCAGGCTTTAGTTCTTGAACAGTCAGACGGACTGACCCACGCTCAGATTCGCGAGATTGACGCGGAGCAGCTTCCCGCCGGGGATGTGACTGTTGATATCAGTTGGTCCGGTATTAATTATAAAGATGCGCTTGCCATTACGGGTAAAGGCAAAATTATTCGTCACTTCCCGATGGTTCCTGGGATCGACTTCGTAGGTACAGTACGCCACAGCGACAGCGATCGGTTTAGCGTCGGCCAACCCGTCATCCTGACGGGTTGGGGCGTAGGTGAAAACCACTGGGGCGGGTTGGCACAACAGGCGCGCGTGAAAAGCGAGTGGCTGGTCCCTCTGCCCGCTTCGCTGGATGCGCGTAAGGCTATGATTCTTGGGACCGCAGGCTTTACTGCGATGCTGTGCGTGATGGCGCTGGAAGACGGCGGCATCACCCCGGAAAGCGGCGACATCATTGTGACGGGCGCCAGCGGCGGCGTCGGCAGCACGGCAGTCGCCCTGCTTGCGGAGCTAGGCTATCTGGTTACTGCCGTCAGCGGCCGTGCTGACAACACTGATTATCTGAAAAAGTTGGGTGCCAAACAGGTGCTGGACCGCAGCGAATTCAGCGGCAGCCCTCGCCCGCTAGAGAAACAACGTTGGGCTGGCGCGGTTGACACCGTCGGCGATAACGTGCTGGCAACGCTGCTGGCGCAAATGGATTACAACGCGACGGTCGCCGCATGCGGTCTGGCTGGTGGTGTTGCACTGCCAACGACCGTGATGCCATTTATTTTACGTAATGTTCGTCTGCAAGGCGTGGATTCCGTGATGGCACCGCTGGCTCGCCGTCAGCAAGCGTGGGAGCGTCTGGCAGCCATCCTGCCTGAGTCGTTCTATCAGCAGGTCACGCAGGAAATCGGGTTGGAAGACGTCCCTGCCGTTGCCGCTGCGCTGCTGGAAAACAAGGTCACTGGCCGCACGCTGGTGAAGATCAGCTAA